The Chloroflexota bacterium sequence CGTTCGGTTCGGGGGACCTCGGAATACGTATAGAGGCGGGCGAGTACGTGGCGGTAGTCGTCGCTTCCCACGCTATCTGGGAGCGGCAACTGCCAGGGGATGACGGTTCGTGGAACGGTGCGGCCGATCAAACGTGAGCCGAGAGACTTATCTCGCCCGCCTCGCTGCGTGCAAGTGCCACGGCGTTCGCGATTCGGGCGGCGCACGCCCCCGCCCCGATCCCGTTGTTGACGTTGACGACAGTAAGACCCGGAACACACGTCTGCAACATCGACATGAGCGCGGCGAGCCCTCGGCCACCGATTCCGTATCCGGTCGCGGTCGGCAACCCGATAACCGGAACGTCGACGAGGCCGGCTATCACGGAAGGAAGCGCCCCATCCATGCCAGCCGCCACGATAATGGCGTTGACGCGCTCTTCGAGGAGTCGATGCAGCGGAGAGACGAGCCGGTGGAGCCCGGCGACGCCGACGTCGTAGATCATGTCGGTCGTGCAGCCCATCTCCTCAGCGACGATCTTCGCTTCCTCGGCATAGGGAGCGTCCGAGGAGCCGGCGGTGATGATCCCGACGCGGCCGCCCGTCCGGTGTGGCCGCGAGTCGGGTCGACGCACGACCAGCATGCGCGCCCGGGGATACTCGTCGACGCGGTAGTCGACGAAGTACTCGCGAATCTCGCGGGCCATCCGCGACCCGACCCGG is a genomic window containing:
- the larB gene encoding nickel pincer cofactor biosynthesis protein LarB produces the protein MRDPMQELREALEGTTSHPASAHPVHLDLKREQRTGVPEIIQASGKEVATVLAIVQTFLDQNSRAILSRVGSRMAREIREYFVDYRVDEYPRARMLVVRRPDSRPHRTGGRVGIITAGSSDAPYAEEAKIVAEEMGCTTDMIYDVGVAGLHRLVSPLHRLLEERVNAIIVAAGMDGALPSVIAGLVDVPVIGLPTATGYGIGGRGLAALMSMLQTCVPGLTVVNVNNGIGAGACAARIANAVALARSEAGEISLSAHV